The DNA region tCAACAACAAATTCATAAAGTTGACATTACAAAAAGTCGATCAACAATAATcttaaaaaaaggagaaaaaaagggggaaaaaatgAATCCACTCATCTTTCAGTacataattaaaacaaaaataaacaatataaaaggTGGAATTGAAGATCAGCGCCGAAGAAATTAAATTAGGGATTGTCGTCGTCAGTCTTGGAAGCCGGTGATCTCCCACACGGCGTCGCGAACCCGGCTCAGATCTCGCCCCTTCAACGTCCGGCCGACACCCTCGTGCACCGACATCGACGCGGCCCGGTTCCGGCCCAGCAGCTCGTGCGGCGGAACCATCCGCCGCTCTCCGGAGATCGCGATCTCCACCTCCTCCTCGCCGACGTCGCATTCGGCCGTAAAGTAAACGCCGCTTGCCTTTTTTCTGTAACTTCCAGTGCGGTTGCCGAGTATCTTGGACCAGTCCGGTATATTCACCGGCATCGACGCGGCGGCCGCGCGTCGGCGATCCCCTGCCCTGTCGCCGCGGGCGGAGGGGGTCGGCCTGCCGGCGCGGAGCAGCTCGGCCTGTTGCGGCGAGATCGGCCCAGCAGGAAAGGATCCCCAGACGtcgaactcggtgaactcgtccgATCCGTCGGACACCGGCGGAGCCGGCTCCGAGAAGAGGCGGTGCGCGAAGTTGGCCGTCGCCGGTTGGTGATTCGTCGCCGCCATCGTCCTGCGTCGCGTCTCCGGATGAGTTACCTTTATAGAGATTTGCGATCGGATAAGAATCGCCATCCACTTCCCCATTTCGCCCTTATCACGAACCTTAACTACAGAAATGCCACTTCGTCTGTGATCGACGACTACGAGTAAATTAGTAAAAAGAAGCTTCCTTTGCTTTGATTAATCAGatatatattaataaaacaaacaaaggagacgagggcatccaCGGTAATTCGCAGCTGCGCTTAATTATCACCGTGACGCGAAGAAAAAGCTTCGGGCGTCGCGGTATTTGTCGGGTAGCCGAAGTTCGGCGATGGGGCCCACGGCGGGCATGCAGAGCTGTGACAAGGACGAGTGGCGACTCCGCTTGAGGAAGACACTTGTCGCGCAGAGATCAGCGGAGCGAGGGCGGGACCCAAGTCACGTGCCGCTTGTTGGGTCAGCCTCATCCGCCAGCTGCGCGCCCCGTATCGTTTGCTTTTCTGAACGACGATCCAACCGTACCAGGCCACTTATTGGTGCTCTCGAATTTTGAAACACGTGTACCTTATGGCGGGAACCACTCCTGGATATGGCATCCCATCCATTACGTAGCGATGGCGCCACGTGGCTTGCTCTCGAATTTTGAATAAAAAGAAGCATCTatcattattatttattatattatattatattatattaataacTTATAGTAAAATCACTACAAATTGCAATAAATTAATTAAGTAGTTCACGGGAGGGAAATGAGAGAAGGAAAAGTAGGGGAGGATAAGTGAGAATTAAAGGGCACACAACCATTATGTATACGGATGATGGCAAGGAAAAGAGGATAAGATGAAGGAGAAAATTGATCACTTATCTTTATCTACCACTATGTCTAATATTGTGTTCTAAAACtaagaataaaataaattagtCGACCTTCGTAGTTTTGTTTGCGTGCACTTAAGTGCAAGCTAAAAAGAGGGCAAGAGATGCATATGAGACATTCACAAATTCAATTGTCGAAACTCATACTTGCTATCACATATGTGAGCAGTTGACTTGTCCTAAAATAAATGAACATTCTAACTTCATATTCAAATTGACATCATCTTGTCAAATTATCCACGAGTAGGGCTTACGTCAGAATATGATTTAAGGGGGATTTAGTGAAGGTCAAGTTTTTGAGGCCTGATTCAATCCGAGATCAAGGATGAGATGATTCGATAAATAATCACAAGTAATTTTGACCGGTTGATCGCAAGTCAAGTCGATCTTCGTCAAGTAAATCTTTAAGTTAGGCGTCTCTGGAGGTCGACTCTTTCAGTCAAATTTTAATATACCGACTTTTGTCATGTCAGATTTTATTAGACTGATTTCCTTAGGTCAGTTGATTATCACGCGGACTAATAAGAATAGAGATTTGAGAATAATGTAAGAAGAAATAATCGATATCAtccagattttttttaaaaggataaaaattattaacatattacaatattaaaatttataaacggactcaaaatctaaacaaaaaaatactaaaaatatcttaaataccaaaaaaaattaaaattacaaataataataataataatctttatATTCTATTGCATCAGTCGTcctggattaaaaaaaaattcgtccTCGAGTTTAGAATAATATCAGGTGGTAGCCTAAGAGGAAGATCATCTGCCACCAAATGAACAAAATCTACTAGAGCATGTTAAATTTTGGGAATCCTCTTTGATCCGTCGACGAACATGACATTGTGGGCGTTACTATTACCCATTTTTGCGTCCTTCAAGCACTTATCGTCTTCAACAATTAGTATCATTAGAggatttgattttttattttattcttgatCAGATTCCTTAGTAAGATGAACTAGGTCATCACCATAATTTTCTTCCTCTATTAAATCCAGATCATCAGATATCCTCTTTGCACATTTTCACTCTTAGGGCATCTGCAGTGGGAGATTTATAGGATGCAATTTATGTTATAAACCTCTCAATATAAACCTCTCCCTCAGTGCATATATGGagtttatagttttttttataaacctgtATCGCAATCTTAGGAccagatttataaaaaaaatagtggaGAGAGGATAGAGAGAGAATTTGagtgaaatttttaaaagaaagaggtttatgataatagagagtggtttttaaaagaagtaagatttttaatttttgatgtgaCAATGATGTGACAAAGCATAAATCTCTTTAAGAGGTTTACGACTACAGATGCCCTTGGTTGTCAACAAAAAGTCCAAGAAAAGCTAGACTAGAAAAAAATGATATTGTCATCTTGGAATTAATGCAATATGTGGGCAGAGGAGGCAAATTTGACCTTGGAACCAAGGGCGGAGCCAAGTTCACAAGTACCTGAGCTGTAGCCCGGGTACTAATACAGTAAAAATGAAAAACACACAGCTTGAATTTACTGCAGAGTAAGGAAGAAAAATGAGAAATAGTGGAAGTTAGTCTAGGGCGTCGAGCGCTCGTAGCCCACAAGCCAGGTAGATCACCCGGGCTGGCGCGCGCCAGTGCTTGGAACAAGGACAATCTGCTGGATATCTTTCTTAGGTGGCACTCTAAGAGAAAAATCTTCTAAAATAAATTCAACACGGTCTGAAAATAGTTATTGCACCTCATCATTGTATATCGGTTCACAAATCTCTTCGGTCTTGACTTCTAGGCTTTCCTCATATGTTTATAATCATTGCTTAATATAATTTGATAAAAGGTTCATAATTACCTTGTTGAACAGAACATGAATGTGACTCACTAAACACCTCGGTCTCATCTCCCACATCATCCTCAATCAAAAAACTCTTACCAACGATTAAAGTCTAAGGGCAATCATCATAAAGTACCTCACCAACTTCTTCTTCCAAATCATCTTCGAATCAATCAAGGTCATCTTGGGCATTGAAGTTATCATTCTCCATGGAAAAACCTAATCGTTCATGGAATGAAGTTGAGTGTACCCAAAAGGAAGAATGTGATCTttcatctttttcttcatcttctcccaatCCTTGTTTTTGGTTTTGCTATGTCTATCTCGTGAGCACAACAAGTGCTCCCACCATACCGATGCTCGACCCTTGAGTCTGATGGCAATCAATTTCACCTTTAACTTATTCGAAACTTGCTTATAGTCGAAGATTCACTTCACTTTGTTGATTCAATTCATAAAATTCTTTGTTCTCTATTTGTGACGTATAAAAAAATTCGGGTAGATCAACTAGAAATCTAAGGTCTCCATGTTGATCCTCTCGACTACGTACCTTATGATCTCTAAGATTTCGTGATGTTAGACACTTGGCTAAATCTGTAATTGCCTCAGTAAATCCTCAATCTTGCCCTGGATGTTACGACTACGATACAAGACTGCCTCAGCCAAAACTTGCCTGACACGAACATGATCATTAATATTATGACCTTCCATTGGATCCAATACTTGGCTTTCTCAAATCAGAACCTGCTAGCTCTGGTACCAACTGACACCGAGCGATTATCTTGCGGGCTGACGAGAAGAGGGTTTTGAGAAGAATGCAAGAAGAGATAATCGATGTcctctatatattttttatttttttatataagaaACAAGGATTACCCCTCAAATATGTAGACACTTGTTTACGTATGGTTGAGATATATTTATTCTATATACTTGACATTGGTATGCTTATTAGTAGCTGGATAGGACATATATGATATTTTAGTAGATATGATCAGTTCTGTTGTAGATCCATTTTTGCACTTGTAGTTATTAGGTCAGCACATCATTCAGGTAtgaacacttattatgatattactgTTATGCTTGTTGATTAttccttatgagactgtatatctttgaacctctatatatattatgttcatgtaCTGTctatgtctattacccgctgagttacctagaCTCACCACCCCTTTTTCTGATTTCCTTTTCCTAAGAAGCAGGTAGAGGATTTATGTAGTCACCTGGAGATCCTGTCAACTAGTCTCATATCGCATCAAGCATCTTCTTCCGTTATTGCTTTTACTCGCATTATTGCTTTTCAAACTTGGTCATGTATTGAACAACTTGTGTGTGGATTTTTGGACTTGTGGTGTCCTTTTATTTGATTATGTATTTGTCGAGATAAGTCATACCGGTACGTAGAGTAGTCAATTATTTTGCGTGGTTATGTTTTGTACCAACAGTGTAGGTTGTGTATTGTTATTATCTTCCGCTGTGTTTTTGTTTCAACCGTGAGAATTGCTTATTATCCTGCATGGTTATGTATGTTTCTAGTCGTATGGGTTGTAGTTATTATACTTAGCTTGTACAGCGGTTGACTATATATCCATGTTTCATACATTGTCATAAGGGAGAGATGTTGTCTGTTTGTCGGGTAAAGACTtctttggggcgtgacactttATCCAATTATCTAGAAACATCAAACTCAACTTTTTAGATATAAGATTTAATGAGCTTGTTTGGTTTAAAATTCCCTAGGAAATTTATTGCTTAATCTACTCACTGGAAGTACCCCgagataattttgatgtgatcaacaaaattaagttaggttctattatTATCTGATCcttatgtttaagtgtgcaggaacttaggaatataaaaagtcgagcggaagacgtagcagACAAGAAGGATGGTACGGGAAACGAGTTGACGAATTTGatacattcgagggatgagaagctatggAGAAGTACACTAGCGGATAAGGACATACGCAGCGCTTTCGAGGTACGAGAAGCCAGGGAAGAATACTGC from Zingiber officinale cultivar Zhangliang chromosome 4B, Zo_v1.1, whole genome shotgun sequence includes:
- the LOC121978027 gene encoding uncharacterized protein LOC121978027; translation: MAATNHQPATANFAHRLFSEPAPPVSDGSDEFTEFDVWGSFPAGPISPQQAELLRAGRPTPSARGDRAGDRRRAAAASMPVNIPDWSKILGNRTGSYRKKASGVYFTAECDVGEEEVEIAISGERRMVPPHELLGRNRAASMSVHEGVGRTLKGRDLSRVRDAVWEITGFQD